One window of the Halobacillus litoralis genome contains the following:
- a CDS encoding methionine/alanine import family NSS transporter small subunit: MTAGAITMMVIGMVVIWGGLAASIMNAVKKSK; this comes from the coding sequence ATGACAGCTGGTGCTATTACAATGATGGTTATTGGTATGGTCGTAATTTGGGGAGGACTTGCTGCAAGTATTATGAATGCAGTGAAAAAATCCAAATAA
- a CDS encoding M23 family metallopeptidase — protein MKYFGLMILCLLMSCFFHAETIHADEESKDRMALYKKTSVITDIPWEYLAAIDQYERQVHDDPEDGRITAIQVDPMFWTGTAGEMPAHLFPTGWGSDGNGDGNVQIENDEDLLWSLGNYIKSYGTTEEDIKIALWNYYKRDLTVQTIMNTAEVFKKFQTVQLTNRDFPLPKQANYSFRSTWGDARGFGGRRVHEGTDIFANYGVPVKSTTYGVIEMKGWNKFGGWRIGIRDIYNIYHYYAHLQNFAEDVKVGDIVQPGDVIGAVGASGYGPPGTSGKFPPHLHYGMYQDNGKNEWSFDPYPFLRKWERMAK, from the coding sequence ATGAAATATTTCGGTCTAATGATTTTATGCCTTTTAATGAGCTGCTTCTTTCACGCTGAAACTATTCATGCAGATGAAGAAAGTAAAGATCGAATGGCTCTTTATAAAAAAACTTCCGTAATTACTGATATCCCCTGGGAGTACTTGGCAGCTATCGATCAATATGAACGACAAGTACATGATGACCCGGAAGATGGCAGGATAACAGCCATACAAGTCGACCCTATGTTTTGGACTGGGACTGCTGGGGAAATGCCTGCCCACCTATTCCCTACAGGTTGGGGTTCTGATGGGAATGGTGATGGAAATGTACAAATTGAAAATGATGAAGATCTCTTATGGTCCCTTGGGAACTACATCAAGTCATACGGAACCACAGAAGAAGATATCAAAATTGCACTATGGAATTATTATAAACGAGACCTGACTGTACAGACCATAATGAATACAGCAGAAGTCTTTAAAAAATTCCAAACTGTCCAGTTGACTAATCGTGACTTCCCATTACCTAAACAAGCGAATTACAGCTTCAGAAGTACGTGGGGAGATGCGCGTGGCTTCGGTGGCAGAAGAGTTCACGAAGGAACAGATATCTTTGCGAATTATGGCGTACCGGTCAAGTCCACGACTTACGGAGTCATCGAAATGAAAGGATGGAACAAGTTCGGAGGGTGGCGCATCGGAATACGGGATATTTACAATATATACCATTATTATGCCCACCTTCAAAACTTTGCTGAAGATGTGAAAGTTGGGGACATCGTGCAGCCTGGAGATGTAATTGGAGCTGTAGGAGCATCTGGTTATGGACCACCAGGGACATCCGGTAAATTCCCTCCTCATTTGCATTACGGAATGTATCAAGACAATGGAAAAAATGAATGGTCCTTCGATCCCTATCCTTTTCTGAGAAAATGGGAACGGATGGCCAAATAA
- a CDS encoding YhcN/YlaJ family sporulation lipoprotein: MNKLMKITIFFTLFALIAAGCQEMKEEEAKNMMDDDTLNGNAMDGYNDKPKDGQVGYVRFNKQQLNQDTEKNREIKVNREQMADMISRMILRYDKFEDVATVVTDNEVLVAYKKADDTDRESAADMVQKTAYSLVPSFYHVYVSDNPASFGDIQSLSNSTVYDQGYNDTIDSIIKKMKNSPQGKVQEENSNQPNVGPNMDTKDKTGMEN, from the coding sequence TTGAATAAATTAATGAAAATCACGATCTTTTTTACTCTATTCGCCTTGATTGCAGCAGGATGTCAAGAAATGAAAGAGGAAGAAGCGAAGAATATGATGGATGATGATACTTTGAATGGAAACGCAATGGATGGGTACAACGACAAACCGAAGGATGGCCAAGTCGGATATGTAAGATTCAATAAACAACAGCTCAACCAAGACACAGAAAAAAATAGAGAAATTAAAGTCAATCGCGAACAAATGGCAGATATGATTTCAAGAATGATCCTTCGTTATGACAAATTCGAAGACGTAGCTACTGTAGTAACAGACAATGAAGTTCTGGTAGCCTATAAAAAAGCAGACGACACTGATCGAGAATCAGCTGCAGATATGGTACAGAAAACCGCATATTCCCTAGTGCCAAGCTTTTATCATGTATATGTCTCTGACAACCCCGCTTCTTTTGGTGATATCCAAAGCTTGAGCAATTCGACAGTTTATGACCAAGGATATAATGACACGATTGACAGTATTATTAAAAAAATGAAGAACTCACCACAAGGAAAAGTCCAGGAAGAAAACTCTAATCAGCCGAACGTCGGGCCGAATATGGATACGAAAGATAAGACAGGGATGGAAAATTAA
- a CDS encoding YutD family protein, whose translation MVELFGKTYEVLEDHQEAFQQEEVEGRFSDILNKYDFIVGDWGYGQLRLKGFYDDQNSKATFDTKISTLEDYLYEYCNFGCSYFVLKRIRN comes from the coding sequence GTGGTCGAACTATTCGGTAAAACATATGAGGTTTTAGAAGATCATCAAGAAGCTTTTCAACAAGAGGAAGTGGAAGGACGCTTCAGTGATATTTTGAATAAATATGATTTCATTGTAGGAGATTGGGGGTATGGCCAGCTCCGTCTTAAAGGTTTTTATGATGATCAAAATTCTAAAGCTACATTTGATACGAAGATCAGTACGTTGGAAGATTATTTATATGAATACTGTAATTTTGGATGTTCATATTTTGTATTAAAACGGATAAGAAATTAA
- a CDS encoding cytosolic protein, with protein MGKGKDQYSDFANVEAQRNFLTPEQLPEGPYGAPRNKYEPVNNEKSAPWTEKQRYYSAFNYENKALHQDLPRQEDGAHPLHDETDEDLKPSEEKH; from the coding sequence ATGGGAAAAGGTAAAGATCAATATTCGGATTTCGCCAATGTTGAAGCCCAACGAAACTTTTTAACTCCTGAGCAACTACCCGAGGGCCCTTATGGTGCACCTCGAAACAAGTACGAACCCGTAAACAACGAAAAAAGTGCTCCATGGACAGAGAAGCAAAGATACTATAGTGCTTTCAACTATGAAAATAAAGCACTGCACCAGGATCTGCCCCGTCAAGAAGATGGAGCCCATCCACTTCATGATGAAACAGATGAGGACCTTAAGCCTTCAGAAGAAAAACATTGA
- a CDS encoding DUF3055 domain-containing protein produces the protein MAERPLLEDITQDTSTRFVSFTTGTHRFELALMRAEYFNNQTMVINLPKNRQALLDLENINQDGHLEHMFQLSAMEAEELRNYLPYLL, from the coding sequence ATGGCTGAACGACCTCTTCTTGAGGATATCACTCAAGATACAAGCACTCGCTTCGTATCCTTTACCACTGGAACCCATCGGTTTGAGCTCGCTTTAATGAGAGCCGAGTATTTCAATAACCAGACAATGGTCATCAACTTGCCGAAAAACCGTCAAGCTTTATTGGATTTGGAAAACATTAACCAAGACGGGCACCTCGAGCATATGTTCCAGTTAAGTGCGATGGAGGCAGAGGAACTTCGCAATTACCTTCCCTACTTGTTATGA
- the glpX gene encoding class II fructose-bisphosphatase, translating into MERELALELVRVTEAAALASAQWMGRGDKISADDAATTAMRTMFDSVSMDGVVVIGEGEMDEAPMLYIGEKLGNKAGPAVDIAVDPLEGTSIVSKGHNNGVAVIAAAERGALLHAPDMYMDKVAVGKNAKGLISIDDPIERTIDIVARANNKRVRDLTVIIQERDRHQEIIDRVIEKGARIKLFGDGDIAAAIATCLPQTGVDLFIGTGGAPEGVITAAAVKSLGGDMQARLAPQNEAEITRCHDMGIENPSELLTLNDLVKSDDAIFACTGVTEGELLNGVKFLGGDLAETDSIVMRAKTMTVRYVKAHHHLNLKPHLKTNEE; encoded by the coding sequence ATGGAGAGAGAATTAGCCTTAGAACTTGTACGAGTAACAGAAGCTGCTGCCCTTGCTTCCGCACAATGGATGGGGCGTGGAGACAAAATAAGCGCAGATGATGCCGCCACTACGGCAATGCGAACGATGTTCGATTCCGTTTCTATGGATGGCGTCGTTGTAATTGGTGAAGGTGAGATGGATGAAGCACCGATGCTTTATATAGGTGAGAAACTGGGAAATAAAGCCGGCCCGGCTGTTGATATAGCTGTCGATCCATTAGAAGGGACTAGCATTGTATCAAAAGGACATAATAATGGGGTAGCTGTAATTGCTGCTGCGGAACGTGGTGCCCTTTTACATGCTCCTGACATGTATATGGACAAGGTTGCAGTAGGAAAAAATGCCAAAGGCCTTATTAGTATCGACGATCCCATTGAACGGACGATTGATATTGTCGCTCGCGCCAACAACAAGCGCGTAAGAGATTTAACTGTCATCATTCAGGAACGCGATCGCCACCAGGAAATCATCGATCGTGTCATTGAAAAAGGCGCCCGTATCAAATTGTTCGGTGATGGAGACATCGCTGCTGCAATTGCTACCTGCCTTCCACAAACAGGCGTAGACCTTTTCATCGGCACCGGTGGAGCACCTGAAGGAGTCATAACCGCTGCAGCTGTGAAGAGTCTAGGAGGCGATATGCAAGCTCGCCTGGCTCCACAAAATGAGGCAGAGATTACCCGCTGTCATGATATGGGTATCGAAAACCCATCTGAACTCCTCACTCTTAATGACCTTGTAAAAAGCGATGATGCCATCTTCGCTTGTACAGGAGTAACAGAGGGTGAATTATTGAATGGTGTGAAATTCCTGGGCGGGGACCTTGCAGAAACAGACTCCATAGTAATGCGGGCAAAAACTATGACAGTCCGATATGTAAAGGCCCATCATCATTTGAACCTCAAGCCCCACTTAAAGACCAACGAAGAATAG
- a CDS encoding DUF86 domain-containing protein produces the protein MYFVNRAKIEEILNYMEKIQSEYKQHSFSDFAELLLLERLTHLSVEAIIDVGNMMIDGFIMRDPGSYEDIIDILTDEKVLPVDEQEGYKRFIQLRKVVVQHYTNIPHTDVEKVWNDQWTSIENFPVRVREYLDNELGPVSAFSKN, from the coding sequence ATGTACTTTGTGAACAGGGCAAAAATCGAAGAAATTTTAAATTATATGGAAAAAATCCAATCAGAATACAAGCAACATTCTTTTAGTGATTTTGCCGAGCTTCTGCTGCTCGAACGTTTGACACATTTGAGTGTTGAGGCAATCATTGATGTGGGTAACATGATGATTGATGGATTTATTATGAGAGACCCTGGCAGCTATGAAGATATCATTGATATTCTTACTGATGAGAAAGTATTGCCAGTAGATGAACAAGAGGGATACAAACGGTTCATCCAATTGAGGAAAGTGGTTGTCCAACATTATACGAATATTCCTCATACTGATGTGGAAAAAGTATGGAATGATCAATGGACTTCTATTGAAAATTTTCCTGTACGTGTGAGGGAATATTTAGATAACGAATTGGGCCCAGTTTCAGCATTTTCGAAAAACTGA
- a CDS encoding TIGR01457 family HAD-type hydrolase, which translates to MKDYKAYLIDLDGTMYKGDKKIDGSSEFVRYLKSKKLPYIFLTNNSSKTTGQIAEKLIKLGVEATEEQVYTSSIATAEYIKSENSSARVFVIGEHGLYDALENEGLLLVEKDADYVVIGIDREINYEKLTQACLEVRQGAVLLSTNGDIAIPTERGMVPGNGALTAVISVSTRTEPIFVGKPESLIMDRALKRLGYGREEVLMVGDNYNTDIKAGIRAGIDTLMVETGLSSFNDLTDDDVHPTYKCFDLFDWMKKSDGTTY; encoded by the coding sequence TTGAAGGACTATAAGGCTTACCTGATTGATTTAGATGGAACGATGTATAAAGGAGATAAAAAGATTGATGGATCTTCCGAGTTTGTCCGGTATTTAAAAAGCAAGAAGCTTCCTTACATATTTTTGACTAATAATTCCTCAAAGACAACTGGCCAGATCGCTGAGAAGCTGATTAAGTTAGGTGTTGAAGCAACCGAGGAACAAGTCTATACGAGCAGTATCGCCACGGCTGAGTATATCAAGAGTGAGAATTCATCGGCGCGCGTATTCGTCATTGGTGAACATGGGCTTTATGATGCGCTTGAAAATGAAGGGTTGTTGCTCGTGGAAAAAGATGCGGATTACGTCGTTATCGGCATCGACCGGGAAATTAATTATGAGAAACTTACACAAGCTTGTTTAGAAGTAAGACAAGGAGCGGTTTTGCTGAGCACAAACGGTGATATTGCGATCCCTACCGAGCGGGGGATGGTACCAGGTAATGGAGCACTGACCGCCGTGATATCAGTCAGCACAAGAACAGAGCCTATTTTTGTTGGGAAGCCTGAATCTTTGATCATGGACCGTGCTTTGAAAAGGTTAGGATACGGGAGAGAAGAAGTGCTGATGGTGGGTGACAATTACAACACAGATATCAAGGCTGGGATCCGAGCTGGAATTGATACCTTGATGGTTGAGACAGGTCTCAGCTCATTCAATGATCTTACAGATGATGATGTGCACCCGACTTACAAATGCTTTGATTTATTCGATTGGATGAAAAAAAGTGATGGGACAACATACTAA
- a CDS encoding phosphatidylglycerophosphatase A family protein, which yields MANDKKVSGLEKTAREWLLARGVTIDDMADLVYYLQSKYHEELSMDDCRYNVNKVLTKREVQNAIITGIQLDQLAEKKLLEEPLQSTIEVDESLYGIDEIIAFSIVNVYGSIGFTNYGYIDKQKPGILQKLNDKSSGECHTFLDDIVGAIAAAASSRLAHSIAGDEED from the coding sequence ATGGCAAACGATAAAAAAGTGTCCGGCCTTGAAAAAACAGCAAGGGAATGGCTGTTAGCACGGGGCGTAACCATCGATGACATGGCAGATCTCGTTTACTACTTACAATCTAAATACCATGAAGAATTATCAATGGACGATTGTCGCTATAATGTCAACAAAGTGTTGACAAAACGTGAAGTCCAAAACGCAATTATCACCGGTATCCAGCTGGACCAGTTAGCCGAGAAAAAATTACTGGAAGAACCGCTCCAATCCACAATTGAGGTGGATGAAAGCCTTTATGGTATCGATGAAATCATTGCATTTTCAATCGTAAATGTCTATGGCTCCATCGGTTTTACGAACTATGGTTATATCGATAAACAAAAGCCTGGGATCCTGCAGAAATTAAATGATAAATCATCTGGGGAGTGTCACACATTTTTAGATGATATTGTAGGAGCAATAGCTGCTGCCGCTTCAAGCCGCTTAGCCCACAGTATTGCAGGAGACGAAGAAGATTAA
- a CDS encoding 2-hydroxyacid dehydrogenase — translation MEKPKIYITRTLPDEVIEPYRNHLDIEMWAKEEEPVDRQVLLEKAENADGLVTMLSDDVNQTLFEHAENLKIVANMAVGYDNVEVDAASDNQVKITNTPDVLTDTTADLTFSLLMATARRLLEANDYIKTGAWEHWSPLLLAGSDIHHKTIGIVGMGRIGEAVAKRALGFDMNVIYHNRSRKPEAEEKVGAVFVEFEDLLEKADYVVCLTPLTEETRHMFNYEAFRKMKSTAIFINSSRGATVDETALKKALENNEITAAGLDVFEEEPISSNHPLLQLPQVTCLPHIGSASVETRYKMMRLCLDNLVEFFKDKPVITPVN, via the coding sequence ATGGAAAAACCTAAAATTTATATCACTCGTACATTACCAGATGAAGTAATTGAACCCTATCGTAACCATTTGGATATAGAAATGTGGGCAAAAGAAGAGGAACCCGTTGATCGCCAAGTCCTATTGGAGAAAGCGGAAAATGCTGATGGCCTTGTGACAATGTTGTCAGACGATGTAAATCAAACTTTATTTGAACATGCTGAAAATCTAAAGATTGTAGCGAATATGGCGGTGGGTTACGACAATGTGGAGGTAGACGCTGCTTCAGATAATCAGGTGAAAATTACTAACACACCGGACGTCTTAACAGATACCACCGCAGACCTGACCTTCAGTCTACTGATGGCGACAGCTCGTCGTTTACTTGAGGCAAATGATTATATTAAAACAGGCGCTTGGGAACACTGGTCCCCTTTGTTGCTTGCTGGAAGTGACATTCACCATAAAACAATCGGGATTGTGGGTATGGGACGGATAGGAGAAGCGGTAGCTAAAAGAGCGCTAGGATTCGATATGAATGTCATTTACCATAATCGTTCGCGTAAGCCTGAAGCTGAAGAAAAGGTGGGGGCAGTGTTTGTGGAGTTTGAGGATTTGTTAGAAAAAGCAGATTATGTCGTCTGTCTCACACCTTTGACAGAAGAGACCCGTCATATGTTCAACTATGAAGCCTTTCGAAAAATGAAAAGCACGGCAATTTTCATTAATTCTTCCAGGGGGGCTACAGTAGATGAAACAGCTTTAAAGAAAGCATTGGAAAATAATGAAATCACTGCTGCCGGCTTAGATGTTTTTGAAGAAGAGCCTATCAGTTCTAATCATCCATTGCTGCAACTCCCACAAGTGACCTGTTTGCCTCATATAGGTTCAGCAAGTGTAGAAACTCGTTATAAAATGATGCGGCTATGTCTGGATAATTTAGTCGAATTCTTTAAGGACAAGCCAGTGATAACTCCTGTAAACTAA
- a CDS encoding NifU family protein codes for MNEQVQEVLNKLRPFLLRDGGDVELVDVEDGIVRLRLMGACGNCPSSTITLKAGIERALAQEVPGIYEVEQVF; via the coding sequence ATGAATGAACAAGTTCAAGAAGTACTGAATAAACTTCGCCCATTTTTACTTCGTGACGGGGGAGACGTTGAACTCGTCGATGTCGAAGACGGAATCGTCCGCTTGCGTCTCATGGGAGCTTGCGGCAACTGCCCGAGTTCAACGATCACTTTGAAAGCAGGTATTGAACGTGCGCTCGCTCAGGAAGTACCAGGAATTTATGAAGTGGAGCAAGTATTCTAA
- a CDS encoding YuzD family protein — MKEERETVHVVVYGAEIKCASCVNAPGSKETYEWLQAAITRKYGEERLHFQYYDIHTKGQVGAEGEIIHQLLDEELFYPLVLVEGEIVGEGNPRLKSVYKALEGYGIQQVSNP; from the coding sequence ATGAAAGAGGAGAGAGAGACTGTTCATGTTGTTGTGTATGGAGCGGAAATTAAATGCGCAAGTTGTGTGAACGCCCCAGGTTCTAAGGAAACCTATGAATGGCTGCAAGCAGCTATTACCAGGAAGTACGGAGAAGAGCGGCTTCATTTTCAATATTATGATATTCATACAAAGGGTCAAGTAGGGGCAGAGGGCGAAATTATCCATCAGCTTCTGGATGAAGAGCTGTTCTATCCCCTCGTATTAGTAGAGGGGGAAATAGTTGGAGAAGGTAATCCACGATTGAAAAGTGTTTACAAAGCTCTGGAAGGTTACGGCATTCAACAAGTAAGCAATCCATAG
- a CDS encoding YuzB family protein — translation MNPLIEFCINNLVSGSQAAKAELEKDPDLDVVEYGCLRNCGLCSQTLYALVEGDRVMADTPEELVDKIYEQLDETL, via the coding sequence ATGAATCCATTGATTGAATTCTGTATAAATAACTTGGTCAGCGGATCACAAGCTGCGAAGGCGGAGCTGGAGAAAGATCCTGATCTTGATGTTGTCGAATATGGTTGTTTACGTAACTGTGGTCTTTGTTCCCAAACCCTGTATGCTCTAGTCGAAGGAGACCGGGTAATGGCTGATACACCAGAAGAACTGGTAGATAAAATATATGAACAACTGGATGAAACCCTATAA
- a CDS encoding HesB/IscA family protein — MILNITEAASHQIKEMLKEEDGDVRLRFGVKGGGCSGLSYSMGFEEEINEELDLTEESSGIPVVVNRQDAAIIEGTTIDFKQNMMGGGFTIDNPNAIVSCGCGSSFKTATNAGTPDPNC; from the coding sequence ATGATTCTGAACATTACGGAAGCCGCTAGTCACCAAATTAAAGAGATGCTGAAAGAGGAAGATGGGGATGTTCGTCTTCGTTTTGGAGTCAAAGGTGGAGGCTGTAGTGGATTGTCTTATAGCATGGGCTTCGAAGAAGAAATCAATGAAGAACTTGATCTGACTGAAGAGTCAAGTGGTATCCCGGTCGTTGTCAATAGACAAGATGCAGCAATCATTGAAGGTACAACAATTGACTTCAAACAGAATATGATGGGCGGAGGCTTCACGATTGATAATCCGAATGCCATTGTTTCCTGTGGTTGTGGATCCTCCTTCAAGACAGCTACGAACGCTGGTACACCTGACCCGAACTGTTAA
- a CDS encoding NAD(P)/FAD-dependent oxidoreductase, translated as MSDKIYDITVIGGGPVGLFTAFYGGMRQASVKIIESLPHLGGQLTALYPEKYIFDVAGFPKVRAQELVDSLEEQAMAFDPTIALEQEVVSLERLEDDTIKMTTDKEVHYTKTIVITAGNGAFQPRKLKIADSERFEGTNLHYHVNNMDKFRDKKVMIAGGGDSAVDWALMLEPIAKQVSLVHRRDKFRAHEHSVAQLNESNVRIMTPFTPEKMIGEERIEQVELQEVKGDRLETIDVDDVIVNYGFISSLGPIKDWELEIEKNSIVVNSKMETNIKGIYAAGDICTYPGKVKLIASGFGEGPTAVNNAKAYIDPDARVQPKHSTSMFS; from the coding sequence ATGAGTGATAAAATATATGATATAACTGTCATCGGTGGCGGCCCTGTCGGCTTATTCACTGCTTTTTATGGTGGTATGCGCCAAGCGAGTGTCAAAATCATCGAAAGTCTCCCGCATCTCGGGGGGCAACTGACGGCTCTATATCCGGAAAAATATATCTTTGATGTAGCCGGTTTCCCTAAAGTCCGTGCTCAGGAGCTTGTCGACAGTCTTGAAGAACAGGCAATGGCCTTCGATCCAACCATTGCCTTAGAACAAGAAGTCGTATCTTTGGAACGACTGGAAGACGATACAATCAAAATGACAACAGATAAAGAAGTACACTATACAAAGACAATCGTAATTACAGCAGGAAACGGAGCCTTTCAACCGAGAAAGCTGAAGATAGCTGATAGTGAGCGCTTTGAAGGTACAAACTTACATTACCATGTGAACAATATGGATAAGTTCCGCGATAAAAAAGTCATGATTGCCGGCGGGGGGGACTCCGCTGTTGACTGGGCTTTAATGCTTGAACCGATTGCAAAACAGGTTTCTCTCGTCCATAGAAGAGATAAATTCAGAGCTCACGAGCACAGTGTTGCTCAACTGAATGAATCAAATGTAAGAATAATGACTCCGTTCACACCAGAAAAAATGATCGGAGAGGAAAGAATCGAGCAAGTGGAACTGCAAGAGGTGAAAGGTGACAGGTTAGAAACTATCGATGTTGATGATGTCATCGTCAACTATGGTTTCATTTCCTCTTTAGGTCCAATTAAAGATTGGGAACTTGAAATAGAGAAAAATAGTATCGTCGTTAATTCAAAAATGGAAACGAACATTAAAGGAATCTATGCTGCCGGAGATATTTGCACATATCCAGGTAAAGTCAAATTGATTGCTTCCGGGTTCGGCGAAGGTCCTACAGCTGTCAATAATGCGAAAGCCTATATCGATCCAGATGCCCGAGTACAGCCTAAACATTCAACAAGCATGTTTTCCTAA
- a CDS encoding NAD(P)/FAD-dependent oxidoreductase: MKNPNIVILGAGYGGIMTAVKLQKSLGVNEANITLVNKHSYHYQTTWLHENAAGTLHHDRTRIQIKDVVNTSKVNFVQDTVTDIKQEDKKVMLENGELSYDYLVIGLGFEAATFGISGLKENAYTINSINSARLIRQHIEYNFAKYNNESDKKQERLNIVVGGAGFTGIEFVGELANRIPELCKEYDVPRDRVRIINVEAAPTALPGFDPELVEYAMNSLEARGVEFKIGAMIKEVTENKLVFEKDEQREEIETNTVVWAAGVRGNSLVEEAGFEANRGRIPVRDDLRPEGHDDVFIVGDCALIMNEETERPYPPTAQIAIQQAEHTAANLVRLVKGDNHLEAFKPDLKGTVASLGHDDAIGVVFDDKKLFGWSATAMKKVIDNRYLLKLGGIGLLLKKGKLNFFH, from the coding sequence ATGAAGAATCCTAACATTGTCATTCTTGGTGCCGGCTATGGTGGCATCATGACAGCCGTGAAGTTGCAAAAAAGCTTAGGGGTCAATGAGGCGAACATTACATTAGTGAACAAACATAGTTATCACTATCAAACAACATGGTTACATGAAAATGCAGCAGGTACTCTACACCATGATCGTACCCGTATTCAAATCAAAGACGTTGTGAATACCAGCAAAGTCAATTTTGTCCAAGATACAGTAACAGATATTAAGCAAGAAGATAAGAAAGTAATGCTGGAAAATGGCGAGCTTTCTTATGATTATTTGGTTATCGGTCTGGGCTTTGAGGCAGCTACGTTCGGAATTTCTGGTTTGAAAGAAAATGCTTATACAATTAACAGCATTAACAGTGCTCGGTTGATTCGTCAGCATATCGAGTACAACTTCGCTAAATACAACAATGAATCAGACAAAAAACAAGAACGCTTGAACATTGTTGTAGGTGGAGCCGGATTTACTGGTATCGAATTCGTTGGAGAATTGGCGAACCGTATACCAGAGCTTTGCAAAGAATATGATGTGCCACGTGACCGCGTTCGTATCATCAACGTAGAAGCTGCGCCTACAGCACTTCCTGGTTTCGATCCAGAACTGGTAGAGTATGCAATGAACTCTCTTGAAGCGCGTGGAGTTGAATTCAAAATTGGTGCGATGATCAAAGAAGTCACTGAAAATAAACTCGTTTTCGAAAAAGACGAGCAGCGTGAAGAAATCGAAACGAATACAGTTGTATGGGCAGCTGGTGTACGTGGGAACTCCTTAGTAGAAGAAGCTGGGTTTGAAGCGAATCGTGGCCGTATTCCAGTAAGAGACGACCTCCGTCCTGAAGGCCATGACGATGTGTTCATCGTGGGTGACTGTGCATTGATCATGAACGAAGAAACAGAACGCCCTTACCCGCCTACAGCTCAGATTGCTATTCAACAAGCAGAGCATACAGCTGCAAACCTTGTCCGTCTTGTTAAAGGTGATAATCACTTGGAAGCATTCAAGCCAGACTTGAAAGGAACAGTTGCTTCTCTTGGACATGACGATGCCATCGGTGTAGTGTTTGACGATAAGAAATTGTTCGGATGGTCAGCCACAGCGATGAAGAAAGTCATCGATAACCGTTATTTATTGAAACTGGGTGGAATTGGTTTACTTCTGAAAAAAGGAAAGCTTAATTTCTTCCATTAA
- a CDS encoding YuiB family protein, producing the protein MNIVQFVVSMLLFFVLFFGISFLLNMLLRSSWIMSFVYPVIVLFIVDSFSWTKYFTEPSSSFSTVFEQLMNLQVVDIIILASGFAGTIVAGIIIRLLRKNGYQMF; encoded by the coding sequence TTGAATATCGTGCAATTCGTTGTATCTATGTTATTGTTTTTTGTTCTATTTTTCGGAATTTCGTTTCTATTAAATATGCTTTTAAGATCTTCGTGGATTATGTCATTCGTATATCCGGTTATTGTACTGTTCATCGTAGATAGCTTTTCATGGACGAAGTATTTCACTGAACCGTCGAGCTCTTTTTCAACGGTCTTTGAACAATTGATGAACTTGCAGGTTGTGGACATCATTATTCTTGCAAGCGGTTTTGCTGGAACAATTGTGGCGGGAATTATCATTCGTTTACTTAGGAAAAATGGATATCAAATGTTTTAA